GGGAAGACTCTTCAGAGCATGTCCATTTTCTTTTTACACAGGCTGCAAGTATTACTCTTGCCACGTATCTTCTCACGACCACAATCTTGAAGGACACATTATCTTTTAGCACTACACTGTCCTACACATTTGTGGCCATAATGGCTGTTCTTCTCTTGTCTCCTCTCGCTATACCCATCAAAATGACACTTTTCCGTGCAAATCCTAAGAAGCGTGGCCCATCAGTTGGCTCATCAAGTCATTTGGTTCCAGAGGAGGGTAATTTAGATCAAAAAGAGCCATTATTAACACCATCTTCATCAGCAACATATCTTGGAAGCTTTCATGAGAATGAAGATGCTTCAGATTTGGAAACGCTTCTGGCTGAGGGGGAGGGAGCAGTAAGGAAGAAAAGGCGACCTAAAAGGGGGGAGGATTTCAAGTTTCGTGAAGCTTTGATTAAGGCTGATTTCTGGCTTCTGTGGTTGGTGTACTTCCTAGGTGTTGGTTCTGGAGTAACAGTTCTCAATAATTTGGCACAGATTGGAGCTGCATTTGGTGTCAATGATACAACAATGTTGTTGAGTATCTTTAGCTTTTGCAATTTTCTTGGTCGTCTTGGTTCTGGTGCCATCTCTGAATATTATGTTAGGTcagtaccttttttttttttccagtttaaTATATCATTTTCTATCTGAATGTGAAATGttctttgattttgattttgatttttatatttcCATAAATTTTAGCCTACATTGAATTTTTTGTAATGCTTTTGTATGATTATGCTGTATTCTTCTGTTTCCTATATTAAATTctcaaatgatttttgtgataatAACATTCACTCTTCCTGTGTTTCTCTTTCTGCTTTGTGGTTGGAGTGTGCATTCATTGGGAAATGGTCTTTCGAGACCTTCCGAAACcaaatttatatttttgctgaatttttctttctacaacaggATTCTTAAGTTTCTTATGTTATCCTTTGGATTATTTCTTGAACGCTCAGTATTACTTGGCTTTAGATAATCTCAGAATCTTGAATTTTTCCAAGCTAGATATGGTTTTCTGTCTCCTGTGAGGGCATCATACTGACAGGATTTGCATTTATGTGCTAATTTCAGGAGGAATGCAACTCCTCGGACAAGTTGTATGGCTGGTGCACAAATAATCATGATCATAGTATTCCTTCTTTATGCTTCAGCTCTCAATGGCACCCTTTATGCTGCAACTGCATTGCTTGGGATCTGCTTTGGGGTTCAGTTTGCTATTATGATTCCAACTGCATCTGAGCTTTTTGGCCTGAAACATTTTGGTATAATTTACAACTTTATGTCGCTAGGAAATCCTATTGGTGCGCTTCTTTTCTCAGCTTTGCTTGCTGGTTACGTATACGATGCAGAAGCCGATAAACAGCATTCTTCTTCCTGTTTGGGTCCCAGTTGCTTTAGGCTCACATTCTTTGTCCTTGCTGGCGTCTGTGGATTGGGGACCATCTTGAGTATAATTTTGACAATTCGGATAAAACCTGTTTACCAAATGCTTTATGCAAGTGGTTCATTCCGTCTTTCACAAAGCTCAAATAATTTGAGGACTTAAAGAGTTTATGATATTTTCGACAATTCCAATGTTGAGATTGTCCATATTATGGAGGCATGGTTCAATAAAGTTATTTTAGCTGTTGGCAAGATTCGGGGGCTTCGTAATCAGCCGTGTATCATCTCATCTGCTGCAAATCTTCTGAGAGCCACTGGCAGTTTATGAGCTACACTGTTCGGACAAGCTTCCATGTTTGTCTATGGTGCTCTTTGAAAGcatcaaaattttgggagtatgCACGATTCAACTCTTTGAATTTGTTGTATCAGGCTCTGAGGGATTTTGTCCTCGTATGTGTTAGTCTATGACCAGCAGAATCACATCTGATAATACTTCATACATCAAGAGCTGACATACTCTTTTCAAGACTGTTTCTTTATAATGAAGCGTATGGGTTATTAGCAGTTGTAGTTTTTCTGCACTGTTTTGAGGCACTACTGCAATTTAAATTTGTCTCCTTTTGATTTCTTTATGCCCAATTATCAAAAAACACTAATCCTATATTTGaagaggttttggatttagatttgtattgaatttggataaaaaataatataaatttatattaaagtTTGTTTAAGTTCacttagatttgaatttaagGTTTGAAATTCATGTTCTGGCATTAAAATTCATGTTCCAAGCAACTAAAAATCCAGTGCTCTAGATTTTAAATCACTGCTTTCCATGACTTCTTTGttggtaaaaattaaaaatagaagacAAATTTTATTTGGATAATTTTTAATCAAAGTCGCCAAGGAAATTGTCTTTGGTTTAGAAACACTTAAACATCCCGCCTTGAGTACACAACTATCATGACCCATAAGACATTTTTCCCAGTTATATTGCAGTCCTATTATAATGTCATTTTCTCGTGCCCAATACGAAAGTCTTGTTACTGTTACACATTCCCGTTTTACATAACATTGATTTTGAGTCATTTCTTTTCACCAAAGAACCAAAATAAAGAAATGGTTTTCAATCTGAATTGGAGAGCCATGACTAAACATCATATGAAGAATTTGTCGCTGCTGTGGTTCCTGATATAGCCTAATATGAAATTGCCAACAGTTTGCAAAAAATTGAATTGCCAAACAGCTCCCAAGAtgcttttcaatatatatatatatatattactatatatTCACGCTTATAACACATTCTGTTCATCTAGACACTAATTACTTGGTGCGCTTTCTTTCCCACCAAATGTAAACgcatgaaaagaaaaaagaaaagcatgGGGAGACAATCTCATTACTGAAAGAGACCACTAGTGCTAAAGTGTCTCTTTGCATGATCCACCACCTAAACAAAGAAGACAGACCCAAGCCTTCTCACACACAACCAAAACTCTCTGGTGGAAGAACCCAAAAAATCCTTCTCCTCTCACCATTAATGCAAATATTAAACAGAAAAACCCaaaagaaattaaagaagaagaattAAGACGAATAAGAATTGAAGAGAAGCTAAAGAATTTTCATGTGGGTTTCAAATCTTGAAACATGGTATCCCACCTGATCTCCTCGACTCCAGTTAACCAGTTCCCATTATCTTCCTCTGCCTCCATTTTTTCCGGCTTCTGGAGATCATGAACCTTCGGGCTCCAGAAGCTGTCGACACGAGGCCCTGAGGCATCCAGAGCAGTAGAACTCCCATCTGTGAGCATCAGCCTTCCTTGCTGGACACCCACCAACTTCTTGTTCCTCTTCACCATGGCTCCCCTCCATCTTGTCCCATTGCCGGGCCTCGGCACAACCACAAGAGCCGACGACGACTCCTCGCGACGAACCAACGTTCGAATGTACCTCGCGAGAGACTTTTTCGTTCTCTTGATCGCCACGAGAAGTCTCGACACGGGATGAGGCTTCCCTCTCTTCTCCTTCCTGGCAAGCTTGAGAATCTCCAGCCTGTGCTTTGCTATTGAGATTCCCATGCTTTGGAGAAACTCATGGTTGAAGTATATGATGTCTTCTTCCTCGAGCTCGTTGTGAGCGAATGCAAGGCCGTATTCGTACACCAGCGACGGCTCTAGGCCGGTTTTCGAGAGCCAGGAGAACCAGTCCATGGCTGCAGAGTGATGGCAATATGTGTTTGATGGTGTTGGAGGGAGTGTTACATATATAAGAGGGTAGAAGATGAAGAAAGAGGGAATGAAGAAGTGGGTGGTGAAGTTGCTAGGTTACTTCCTAGCTTTTTCTTGCTTTGTTTGTTTTTGAGATGAACCGGTGGTTGTGGTTGGAACTTGAGAGTGACAAAAGGAGAAAAGAGGTAATGAGGGTGCGGGGGTGGAGGGTGGGGACTGCATAGGCATGGGCATGGGCATGGGCATGTTCTCTCCAAAACTAGGGTTAGTGACACCAAAGCTTGACCTTAGGTGTGTGACTCGATGATTTCCCATTTGAAATGTATTGCCATCAATCACGGtttggagagaaaaaaaaaaaaaaaaaaaggaggatgGGTGAGTGGGTCACCCACCACTTGTGTTGTCCATGTGGTTGGGGATGGAATGCATCAATATATTATAATTTCAAACTTGTTAATGAGTGTTCTCATTATTATGATTAATGCTTGTTTAGTTCAAAAGCAAAACTGCCCCTTTTCCGATATTAACgaaaaggattaaaaaaaaaaagtcttgcATATATAGAATAAGCACCACGGAAGATTTATAATGGACTAATCTCCTTGTGCATGCTATGTTATATTTTAAGAGACatccttactttttttttttttttattacgacGGGTTCCTCTCATCCCTATCACCACCGGCGGACACTCTAGCGGACACTCCCCTTCGGGGCACACAATCTGGCACACAACTTGGCGGGATCGGCGAGAGAGACTAATCCCACGCCTGCATACATGACGTCCTCCACACGTGTCGGAATAAATCACGGATGTGCACTCGGAATGACAGGGTTTGAACCCTCAACCTCTTCGTCAAGCGGCCTGTGAGAATCCGTGCTTACCACCCGAGCTTATGCTCGGGGGCAAGAGACATCCTTATTGTTAGAACTTGAGGCATACATATATGCGAAAGGCAGCAATCTAAGGTTTTAACATTAAAACTTGATTTGGAACtcgaaaaatattagaaaaaggaaagaaagaggaaaatatcaagaaatctacattttcatatttgattatggTGAAAAGTgggaaaaacaataaaaaatataacaaacCTATAAACAATATTTCGATTTTACACATCGTTAATGTTTAGTttgtcttaatttttaatcattttaaagcaaactttcatttttaataatatttaataaagaaGTGATATATAAGGAAAAATaagtttcctttttattttcttttcttttccttttcccaTGCTAatggaaaaaggaaaggaaagaaaaataagaagaaaattcatttttcactatatttttcCTTAATACcaaataatactaaaaatgaaaatttattttaatatgattgaaagttaagaaaaattaaatgtaaatggtatgtaaaataatatttttattgattaatttggtatatttatattttttctttattaccttcatttattttttctttattaccttcattgataaccaaacatgaaaaaatggattctttcatattttccttttcttttccaaagatttttcaagttccaaacagaCACTAAGTGAGGAAGAAATATGGAACTAAGATGAGTTATATCCAATAacgggaaaagaaaagaaaaaatacttTTCATATAAGTAGAACATACCcacatttaaaaaatgttaattaATATAGCACATAGGCGTTGGTGGTTGTAAATCCTAAAGACCCGTATTTGGAGAGATCTTGAATTTGGAGTTGTACTAGATTTATATGCGATATATACTTAAg
This window of the Malania oleifera isolate guangnan ecotype guangnan chromosome 6, ASM2987363v1, whole genome shotgun sequence genome carries:
- the LOC131158094 gene encoding protein NUCLEAR FUSION DEFECTIVE 4 — encoded protein: MAVLKAGSRPPWVGLAAALWLQIASGNAYNFPLYSSSLKSILGFNQQQLTFLGVANDIGENVGLLPGIACNKLPPWVLLLIGALASFLGYGVLWLAISQTANLPYWLLWFALCIATNSSAWFGTAVLVTNMRNFPLSRGTVAGILKGYVGLSAAVYTEIFSMVLDGSASKLLLLLTLGLPVLAFITMYFVRPCTPASGEDSSEHVHFLFTQAASITLATYLLTTTILKDTLSFSTTLSYTFVAIMAVLLLSPLAIPIKMTLFRANPKKRGPSVGSSSHLVPEEGNLDQKEPLLTPSSSATYLGSFHENEDASDLETLLAEGEGAVRKKRRPKRGEDFKFREALIKADFWLLWLVYFLGVGSGVTVLNNLAQIGAAFGVNDTTMLLSIFSFCNFLGRLGSGAISEYYVRRNATPRTSCMAGAQIIMIIVFLLYASALNGTLYAATALLGICFGVQFAIMIPTASELFGLKHFGIIYNFMSLGNPIGALLFSALLAGYVYDAEADKQHSSSCLGPSCFRLTFFVLAGVCGLGTILSIILTIRIKPVYQMLYASGSFRLSQSSNNLRT
- the LOC131157750 gene encoding uncharacterized protein LOC131157750, producing MDWFSWLSKTGLEPSLVYEYGLAFAHNELEEEDIIYFNHEFLQSMGISIAKHRLEILKLARKEKRGKPHPVSRLLVAIKRTKKSLARYIRTLVRREESSSALVVVPRPGNGTRWRGAMVKRNKKLVGVQQGRLMLTDGSSTALDASGPRVDSFWSPKVHDLQKPEKMEAEEDNGNWLTGVEEIRWDTMFQDLKPT